One part of the Rutidosis leptorrhynchoides isolate AG116_Rl617_1_P2 chromosome 1, CSIRO_AGI_Rlap_v1, whole genome shotgun sequence genome encodes these proteins:
- the LOC139853407 gene encoding uncharacterized protein, translating to MIVLSLNIRGCKKRRKQLWVKELCVKNKVQFVGIQESKMSRLELFRLNTMWGNPNFDYAVSLARGRSGGLISIWDPSIFRKLQIWCDDWFIIVKGKWTNIEDDMYLVNIYSPLSLGDKQVLWNRLSNFMNDNVGAYIFMGDFNEVRCEDDRFGCIFNEGAAAAFNEFIREANVHDMAMSGRRYTWMNKSGSKMSRIDRMFVSQNMLEFFPDVKMIALNRAWSDHVPLLLYVDQSDFGPIPFKVFSSWMNREGFNSFVDSTWKSEEIRDVDFVNKLRYLKSKLKVWIKVRRAVESSRHVGLKARLNVIEVLMDNNCASLEELDERTNIINEINEIGRMEESDIRQKARIKWDVEGDENSKFFHAILKNKR from the coding sequence ATGATTGTGCTATCTCTTAACATAAGAGGTTGTAAGAAAAGGCGTAAACAACTTTGGGTTAAGGAATTGTGTGTTAAAAATAAGGTGCAATTTGTCGGGATTCAAGAATCTAAGATGTCAAGGTTGGAGTTATTCCGATTAAATACAATGTGGGGCAATCCTAATTTTGACTATGCTGTTTCGTTAGCTAGAGGAAGATCCGGTGGGTTGATTTCGATATGGGACCCGTCAATTTTTCGTAAACTACAAATTTGGTGTGATGATTGGTTCATTATTGTAAAAGGAAAATGGACTAATATAGAGGATGATATGTACCTTGTTAATATTTACAGTCCGTTATCTTTGGGCGATAAGCAGGTGTTGTGGAATCGGTTATCTAATTTTATGAATGACAATGTGGGTGCTTACATTTTTATGGGTGACTTTAACGAGGTTCGATGCGAAGACGATCGTTTTGGATGTATTTTTAATGAAGGTGCTGCTGCTGCTTTTAATGAGTTCATTAGAGAAGCAAATGTACATGATATGGCTATGAGTGGTAGACGATATACATGGATGAACAAAAGTGGTTCTAAAATGAGTCGTATTGATCGGATGTTTGTGTCTCAAAATATGTTGGAATTTTTTCCGGATGTGAAGATGATTGCGTTAAACCGAGCCTGGTCTGATCATGTTCCTCTACTATTGTATGTGGATCAAAGTGACTTCGGTCCCATTCCTTTCAAAGTTTTTTCTTCGTGGATGAATCGGGAAGGTTTTAATTCTTTTGTTGATTCGACTTGGAAGTCTGAAGAAATTAGAGACGTTGATTTTGTGAATAAGTTAAGGTATCTTAAATCCAAACTTAAGGTATGGATTAAAGTAAGAAGGGCCGTTGAATCTTCAAGGCATGTGGGGTTAAAAGCTAGGTTGAATGTTATTGAGGTGTTGATGGACAACAATTGTGCCTCTCTTGAGGAGTTAGACGAGAGGACAAACATTATAAATGAAATTAATGAGATTGGGAGAATGGAGGAGTCGGATATTCGCCAAAAAGCAAGGATTAAATGGGACGTAGAAGGGGATGAAAATTCAAAATTCTTCCATGCTATTTTGAAAAATAAGAGATGA